A genome region from bacterium includes the following:
- a CDS encoding PD-(D/E)XK nuclease family protein, producing VQIGAVAAPETGRSDAHAAAPPFAAGIWDPERRALLQRDPQKSEREAYIDFKSMYLKKRNIDRGTVVHFYLSQLIRGTEEEKSRGRIETVSRFGTLLPPAEVLHLLDQVDSQLSGQYSDLFSDRWRVFTEQTVFSPDGKELRIDRLLVDEKNRQVVIVDFKTGEQYDELQMHVYEEAVAALPVVQQGRYTVRGEFVEVKLELE from the coding sequence AAGTGCAAATCGGCGCCGTCGCAGCGCCGGAAACCGGTCGCTCTGACGCGCACGCCGCCGCTCCCCCTTTTGCGGCCGGAATCTGGGATCCGGAGCGACGGGCGCTTTTGCAGCGGGATCCCCAAAAGTCCGAGCGTGAAGCCTACATCGACTTTAAAAGCATGTACCTCAAAAAGCGCAACATCGATCGCGGAACAGTCGTTCATTTTTACCTGTCCCAGTTGATTCGAGGCACGGAGGAGGAAAAAAGTCGGGGCCGCATCGAGACCGTCAGCCGGTTCGGAACGTTGCTTCCGCCGGCAGAGGTCCTGCATTTGCTGGATCAGGTTGATAGCCAATTGTCGGGACAGTATTCCGATCTGTTTTCCGATCGTTGGCGAGTTTTCACAGAACAGACGGTTTTCAGTCCAGACGGAAAAGAGCTGCGCATTGATCGCCTGCTTGTGGATGAAAAGAACCGACAGGTTGTCATCGTTGATTTTAAAACAGGCGAGCAGTATGACGAACTGCAGATGCACGTGTACGAAGAGGCGGTGGCTGCGCTGCCGGTGGTTCAGCAGGGACGGTACACCGTGCGGGGAGAGTTCGTTGAGGTTAAACTGGAGCTGGAGTGA